Proteins from a genomic interval of Fusarium oxysporum Fo47 chromosome I, complete sequence:
- a CDS encoding kinase-like domain-containing protein: MDSAARQQPQVQPCRYKVGKTLGAGSYSVVKECVHIDTGRYYAAKVINKRLMAGREHMVRNEIAVLKKVSMGHQNILTLVDYFETMNNLYLVTDLALGGELFDRICRKGSYFESDAADLVRATLSAVAYLHDHGIVHRDLKPENLLFRTPEDNADLLIADFGLSRIMDEEQFHVLTTTCGTPGYMAPEIFKKTGHGKPVDLWALGVITYFLLCGYTPFDRDSDFEEMQAILNADYSFTPIEYWRGVSSHAKDFIQRCLTIDSTKRITAHEALQHPFVAGFINAEGESQNLLPNIKKNFNARRTLHAAIDTVRAINKLREAQSGMMDGARSKEPSRGAARQQPPTNKKGDSAISMGSNQPKDSGYGTQTETDVVMGNTSASNVPSSLQPGNNGNRVIETSKGLWSAPAPKR, from the exons ATGGATTCTGCAGCCCGCCAACAGCCTCAAGTTCAGCCTTGTAGATACAAGGTTGGCAAGACACTGGGAGCTGGCTCATACTCCGTCGTCAAAGAATGTGTCCACATAGACACTGGTCGTTACTATGCTGCCAAGGTCATCAATAAGCGGCTCATGGCTGGTCGCGAACACATG GTTCGCAACGAAATCGCCGTGCTTAAGAAGGTCTCCATGGGCCACCAAAACATCCTTACTCTTGTCGACTATTTCGAGACCATGAACAATCTCTACCTCGTCACCGATCTTGCACTAGGTGGTGAGCTTTTCGATCGAATTTGCCGAAAGGGCTCCTATTTTGAGTCAGATGCTGCCGATTTGGTTCGCGCCACACTGTCAGCTGTCGCTTACCTCCATGACCATGGTATCGTCCATCGCGACTTGAAGCCTGAAAATCTACTCTTCCGAACCCCCGAGGACAACGCAGACTTGCTTATTGCAGACTTTGGACTCTCGCGAATTATGGATGAGGAACAGTTCCACGTTCTGACTACAACCTGTGGTACTCCTGGATACATGGCTCCCGAAATTTTCAAGAAGACAGGTCATGGCAAGCCTGTAGATCTCTGGGCTCTCGGTGTCATCACCTACTTCTTGCTTTGCGGTTATACTCCTTTCGATCGTGACTCTGACTTCGAAGAGATGCAGGCCATTCTCAATGCAGATTATAGTTTCACACCTATTGAATACTGGCGCGGCGTTTCCAGCCATGCCAAGGACTTTATCCAGCGCTGCCTGACTATCGATTCTACTAAGCGTATCACTGCCCATGAGGCTCTCCAGCATCCATTCGTCGCCGGCTTTATCAATGCCGAGGGCGAGAGCCAGAACCTTCTGCCTAatatcaagaagaacttcaacgCTCGCCGGACTCTACATGCAGCCATTGATACTGTTCGTGCTATCAATAAGCTGCGTGAGGCTCAAAGTGGGATGATGGATGGAGCTCGTTCAAAGGAACCCAGCCGTGGCGCTGCGCGACAGCAGCCGCCTACCAACAAGAAAGGAGATAGTGCCATCTCAATGGGCAGCAACCAACCTAAGGATAGTGGATATGGAACTCAGACAGAGACGGACGTCGTTATGGGCAACACATCAGCATCCAATGTCCCATCTTCATTGCAGCCTGGAAACAACGGAAATAGGGTCATCGAGACATCCAAGGGACTTTGGAGTGCGCCTGCGCCAAAGAGGTAG